A portion of the Acidobacteriaceae bacterium genome contains these proteins:
- a CDS encoding secondary thiamine-phosphate synthase enzyme YjbQ: MKQAVHSVEISTRGKGFYEFTGGVNEWVLRQQVQTGLLTVFCRHTSASLLIQENADPTVRTDLLAYFDQIAPDDGPYEHDYEGADDMPAHLKTALTQVQLSIPVRNGRPVLGTWQGIYLFEHRVHAHRREIVLHLIGE, encoded by the coding sequence GTGAAGCAGGCAGTGCATAGTGTGGAGATTTCGACGCGCGGCAAGGGGTTCTATGAGTTCACCGGTGGGGTGAATGAGTGGGTGCTGCGTCAGCAGGTGCAGACAGGGTTGTTGACGGTCTTTTGCCGGCACACCTCAGCGTCATTGCTGATTCAGGAGAACGCTGACCCAACGGTGCGGACGGACCTGCTGGCCTACTTTGACCAGATTGCTCCTGATGATGGGCCGTATGAGCATGACTACGAAGGCGCAGACGATATGCCCGCGCATTTGAAGACTGCACTGACGCAGGTACAGCTATCGATCCCTGTGAGGAACGGTCGACCAGTGCTGGGCACGTGGCAGGGAATCTACCTGTTTGAGCATCGCGTTCATGCGCATCGCCGAGAGATTGTGCTGCACTTGATTGGCGAGTAG
- a CDS encoding TetR/AcrR family transcriptional regulator, translating to MARARSPEKREAILQAAAHEIAKAGLGASTAKIAAAAGLAEGTLFTYFPSKGDLFNELYLALKTEAYKRIHAGFPHKAVLRERAQHIWTEYLRWAMERPDEQKVSVLLNLSPFITDATKQCLAAERETIQQAMDELEKVGVFASLPRGFASSAMMAMQEAVMDTTTKLPRQRAKLVDQAFEAFWRMAE from the coding sequence ATGGCTAGAGCGAGAAGTCCGGAGAAGAGAGAAGCCATTCTGCAAGCGGCCGCGCACGAGATCGCGAAGGCTGGGCTTGGTGCCTCGACGGCGAAAATTGCCGCAGCCGCCGGGCTGGCCGAAGGTACGTTGTTCACCTATTTCCCCTCCAAAGGCGATCTGTTTAATGAGCTTTATCTGGCACTGAAGACGGAAGCGTACAAGCGTATTCACGCCGGGTTCCCGCATAAAGCCGTACTGCGCGAACGGGCGCAGCATATCTGGACGGAGTATCTGCGCTGGGCGATGGAAAGGCCCGATGAACAGAAGGTTTCCGTTCTCTTGAACCTCTCGCCATTTATCACGGACGCGACCAAGCAATGTCTTGCGGCGGAACGTGAAACGATTCAACAAGCGATGGACGAGTTGGAAAAAGTTGGAGTTTTCGCGAGCCTGCCCCGGGGGTTTGCTTCCTCTGCCATGATGGCGATGCAGGAAGCCGTGATGGACACAACGACGAAACTCCCACGGCAGAGAGCCAAGCTTGTCGACCAGGCCTTTGAGGCCTTCTGGCGAATGGCGGAATGA